In a single window of the Nicotiana tomentosiformis chromosome 8, ASM39032v3, whole genome shotgun sequence genome:
- the LOC104102246 gene encoding probable calcium-binding protein CML21: protein MGGVLGKNESPRASVPETKLEAKITEAMQRRETEGSSIKSFDSIVLKFPKIDENLRKCKVIFQEFDEDSNGAIDPQELKHAFGKLEINFTDEEISDLFEACDINEDMGIEFSEFIVLLCLVYLLKDDPTALHAKSRMGLPNLEVTFETLVDAFVFLDKNKDGHVSRNEMIQAINETTSGERSSGRIAMRRFEEMDWDKNGMVNFKEFLFAFTHWVGIEDNEDEEGEE, encoded by the exons ATGGGAGGTGTATTGGGTAAGAATGAATCTCCCCGGGCTTCTGTCCCGGAGACAAAACTCGAGGCCAAAATAACCGAAGCAATGCAGCGGAGGGAAACTGAAGGAAGTTCGATAAAATCATTTGATAGCATAGTCCTAAAATTTCCCAAAATCGACGAGAACCTGAGAAAATGCAAAGTTATATTCCAGGAATTTG ATGAAGACAGTAATGGAGCAATAGACCCACAGGAGTTGAAACATGCTTTCGGTAAACTGGAGATTAATTTTACCGATGAAGAAATCAGTGATCTCTTTGAAGCGTGTGATATTAATGAAGATATGGGAATAGAATTCAGCGAATTCATCGTTCTTCTTTGTCTTGTCTATCTTTTGAAGGATGATCCTACTGCTCTGCATGCT AAATCACGGATGGGACTACCAAATCTGGAGGTAACATTTGAAACTCTTGTTGATGCTTTTGTGTTTTTGGACAAGAACAAGGATGGTCACGTAAGCAGGAATGAGATGATTCAAGCAATTAATGAAACAACATCAGGAGAAAGGTCTTCTGGTCGAATAGCAATGAGAAGATTTG AGGAAATGGACTGGGACAAAAATGGAATGGTGAACTTCAAAGAATTCCTTTTTGCTTTTACTCATTGGGTAGGGATCGAGGATAATGAGGATGAAGAGGGAGAAGAGTAA